Proteins encoded in a region of the uncultured Sunxiuqinia sp. genome:
- a CDS encoding DUF4625 domain-containing protein, giving the protein MKTLRIISGLLFVLFVFATCNDKEIDDQDPEIDLTITDAFPTNCDTLYFGEPFTLNMLFTDNVELGSFSIDIHNNFDHHSHSTEVTECNLGDVKEPVNPYLSIEEYDIPEGLDAYQTSQEIIIPDGNSKGKFDEGDYHFLIRLVDKTGWEVQKGLSIKILRK; this is encoded by the coding sequence ATGAAAACTTTAAGAATAATTTCGGGACTATTATTTGTACTTTTTGTTTTTGCAACCTGTAACGATAAAGAGATTGATGACCAGGATCCGGAAATAGATTTGACAATTACCGATGCATTCCCAACAAATTGTGATACTTTATATTTTGGAGAACCTTTTACTTTAAATATGCTATTCACCGACAATGTGGAATTGGGATCTTTTAGCATCGATATTCACAATAATTTCGACCATCATTCACACAGTACAGAAGTTACTGAGTGTAATTTGGGAGATGTGAAGGAACCGGTAAATCCTTACCTCTCAATTGAGGAGTATGACATTCCCGAAGGATTAGATGCTTACCAAACTTCGCAGGAAATTATTATTCCCGATGGCAACAGCAAAGGTAAATTTGATGAAGGCGATTACCATTTTCTTATTAGGCTGGTTGATAAAACTGGTTGGGAGGTGCAAAAAGGATTAAGTATTAAGATCCTAAGGAAATAA
- a CDS encoding DUF4625 domain-containing protein, with protein sequence MKTAIKTMTLIFIASSTLFFTSCDDDDDVVAPPVIESIEFGSGHENPNSHTVQQGGNMHVEAKIKAEGKVDYIHVEIHPEGDHEHEGDHEEWSYDSTYTEEFHGVIDPTFHKHIEIGKQAEPGHYHFHFIVTDMAGNQVSYEEELEILEEESNIEVSNLSINGGEHDVSKASGSFIISFDASATEGTLAKYSIEVHNHPESGNEEDEVKLMDSEFTDGFNGLTSASASQTISIDASAPLGEYHVEIVILDSEENEKVVSAHIDLIE encoded by the coding sequence ATGAAAACAGCAATTAAAACGATGACGTTAATTTTTATAGCGTCCAGTACACTATTCTTTACATCTTGTGACGATGACGACGATGTAGTAGCGCCCCCAGTAATTGAGAGTATCGAGTTCGGAAGTGGCCATGAAAACCCTAACAGTCATACTGTACAACAGGGAGGAAATATGCATGTTGAAGCAAAAATAAAGGCGGAAGGGAAAGTTGATTATATTCATGTAGAAATACATCCCGAAGGGGACCATGAACATGAAGGAGATCATGAAGAATGGTCGTACGATTCTACCTACACTGAAGAGTTTCATGGAGTAATAGATCCCACTTTTCATAAGCACATTGAGATAGGAAAACAAGCCGAGCCTGGGCACTATCATTTCCATTTTATAGTTACAGATATGGCAGGTAACCAGGTGAGTTATGAAGAAGAACTGGAAATTCTGGAAGAAGAATCAAATATTGAAGTTTCCAATCTTTCCATCAATGGCGGAGAGCATGACGTGTCAAAAGCGAGTGGTTCATTCATTATTTCTTTTGATGCTTCGGCAACAGAAGGAACACTGGCAAAGTACAGCATTGAGGTTCATAACCATCCGGAAAGTGGCAACGAAGAGGACGAAGTAAAACTCATGGATAGTGAATTCACTGATGGTTTTAACGGACTGACATCTGCTTCAGCCAGCCAGACCATTTCAATAGATGCTTCGGCACCCCTCGGTGAATACCACGTAGAGATAGTTATCCTTGATTCAGAGGAGAATGAAAAAGTGGTTTCCGCCCATATCGACCTGATTGAATAG